In Ammospiza nelsoni isolate bAmmNel1 chromosome 22, bAmmNel1.pri, whole genome shotgun sequence, a single window of DNA contains:
- the PRKCZ gene encoding protein kinase C zeta type isoform X2 — translation MKEMYPKNPDESIYRRGARRWRKLYRVNGHLFQAKRFNRRAYCGQCSERIWGIARQGYKCINCKLLVHKRCHILVPLTCKRHMDSVMPSQEPRLDDKNDEADLPSEDTDGIPYIPSNRKHDTIKDDSEDLKPVIDGMDGIKISQGLGLQDFDLIRVIGRGSYAKVLLVRLKKNDQIYAMKVVKKELVHDDEDIDWVQTEKHVFEQASSNPFLVGLHSCFQTTSRLFLVIEYVNGGDLMFHMQRQRKLPEEHARFYAAEICIALNFLHERGIIYRDLKLDNVLLDAEGHIKLTDYGMCKEGLGPGDTTSTFCGTPNYIAPEILRGEEYGFSVDWWALGVLMFEMMAGRSPFDIITDNPDMNTEDYLFQVILEKPIRIPRFLSVKASHVLKGFLNKDPKERLGCQPQTGFADIKSHTFFRSIDWDLLEKKQTTPPFQPQITDDYGLDNFDTQFTSEPVQLTPDDEDIIKRIDQSEFEGFEYINPLLLSTEETV, via the exons ATGAAGGAAATGTATCCCAAAAACCCTGACG AATCCATCTACCGCCGGGGAGCCCGAAGATGGAGGAAGCTGTACCGAGTCAATGGGCATTTGTTCCAGGCCAAACGTTTTAACAGA agagctTACTGTGGCCAGTGCAGTGAAAGGATATGGGGCATCGCAAGGCAAGGCTACAAGTGCATCAACTGCAAGCTGCTGGTCCATAAACGCTGTCACATCCTTGTCCCACTGACCTGCAAAAGGCATATG GATTCGGTCATGCCTTCCCAGGAACCTCGCTTAGATGACAAAAACGATGAGGCTGATCTCCCTTCAGAGGACACTGATGGAA ttcCCTACATTCCTTCAAACCGGAAACATGACACCATTAAAGATGACTCTGAG GATCTCAAACCAGTCATTGATGGAATGGATGGAATTAAGATTTCTCAGGGGCTTGGGCTCCAGGACTTTGATTTAATCCGAGTTATTGGCCGTGGAAGTTATGCCAAAGTTCTTCTGGTTCGGTTAAAAAAGAATGATCAGATCTATGCTATGAAAGTAGTGAAAAAAGAGCTGGTCCATGATGATGAG GATATTGATTGGGTACAGACAGAGAAACATGTGTTTGAACAGGCATCCAGTAACCCATTCCTAGTTGGTTTACATTCCTGCTTTCAAACAACAAGTCG GTTGTTCCTTGTCATAGAGTATGTCAATGGGGGGGACCTCATGTTCCACATGCAAAGGCAGAGGAAACTCCCTGAGGAACATGCAAG GTTTTATGCTGCTGAAATTTGTATTGCTCTAAACTTCCTACATGAAAGAGGCATCATCTACAGAGATCTAAAACTGGACAATGTTCTCTTAGATGCAGAGGGTCATATCAAATTAACAGATTATGGCATGTGCAAG GAAGGTTTGGGCCCAGGTGACACTACAAGCACTTTCTGTGGGACACCAAATTACATTGCACCAGAGATCCTCAGAGGAGAAGAATATG ggttcAGCGTGGACTGGTGGGCGCTGGGGGTGCTGATGTTCGAGATGATGGCGGGGAGGTCCCCGTTCGACATCATCACTGACAATCCCGACATGAACACTGAAGATTACCTCTTCCAAG TTATTCTGGAGAAGCCAATCCGGATTCCAAGGTTTCTTTCTGTCAAGGCTTCCCATGTgttaaaaggatttttaaacaAG GATCCCAAAGAAAGGCTTGGCTGCCAGCCCCAGACTGGATTTGCTGATATCAAGTCTCACACGTTTTTCCGCAGCATAGACTGGGACCTG CTGGAGAAGAAGCAGACGACGCCCCCGTTCCAGCCGCAGATCACGGACGATTACGGCTTGGACAACTTCGACACGCAGTTCACCAGCGAGCCCGTGCAGCTCACCCCAGATGATGA
- the PRKCZ gene encoding protein kinase C zeta type isoform X3: MDSVMPSQEPRLDDKNDEADLPSEDTDGIPYIPSNRKHDTIKDDSEDLKPVIDGMDGIKISQGLGLQDFDLIRVIGRGSYAKVLLVRLKKNDQIYAMKVVKKELVHDDEDIDWVQTEKHVFEQASSNPFLVGLHSCFQTTSRLFLVIEYVNGGDLMFHMQRQRKLPEEHARFYAAEICIALNFLHERGIIYRDLKLDNVLLDAEGHIKLTDYGMCKEGLGPGDTTSTFCGTPNYIAPEILRGEEYGFSVDWWALGVLMFEMMAGRSPFDIITDNPDMNTEDYLFQVILEKPIRIPRFLSVKASHVLKGFLNKDPKERLGCQPQTGFADIKSHTFFRSIDWDLLEKKQTTPPFQPQITDDYGLDNFDTQFTSEPVQLTPDDEDIIKRIDQSEFEGFEYINPLLLSTEETV; encoded by the exons ATG GATTCGGTCATGCCTTCCCAGGAACCTCGCTTAGATGACAAAAACGATGAGGCTGATCTCCCTTCAGAGGACACTGATGGAA ttcCCTACATTCCTTCAAACCGGAAACATGACACCATTAAAGATGACTCTGAG GATCTCAAACCAGTCATTGATGGAATGGATGGAATTAAGATTTCTCAGGGGCTTGGGCTCCAGGACTTTGATTTAATCCGAGTTATTGGCCGTGGAAGTTATGCCAAAGTTCTTCTGGTTCGGTTAAAAAAGAATGATCAGATCTATGCTATGAAAGTAGTGAAAAAAGAGCTGGTCCATGATGATGAG GATATTGATTGGGTACAGACAGAGAAACATGTGTTTGAACAGGCATCCAGTAACCCATTCCTAGTTGGTTTACATTCCTGCTTTCAAACAACAAGTCG GTTGTTCCTTGTCATAGAGTATGTCAATGGGGGGGACCTCATGTTCCACATGCAAAGGCAGAGGAAACTCCCTGAGGAACATGCAAG GTTTTATGCTGCTGAAATTTGTATTGCTCTAAACTTCCTACATGAAAGAGGCATCATCTACAGAGATCTAAAACTGGACAATGTTCTCTTAGATGCAGAGGGTCATATCAAATTAACAGATTATGGCATGTGCAAG GAAGGTTTGGGCCCAGGTGACACTACAAGCACTTTCTGTGGGACACCAAATTACATTGCACCAGAGATCCTCAGAGGAGAAGAATATG ggttcAGCGTGGACTGGTGGGCGCTGGGGGTGCTGATGTTCGAGATGATGGCGGGGAGGTCCCCGTTCGACATCATCACTGACAATCCCGACATGAACACTGAAGATTACCTCTTCCAAG TTATTCTGGAGAAGCCAATCCGGATTCCAAGGTTTCTTTCTGTCAAGGCTTCCCATGTgttaaaaggatttttaaacaAG GATCCCAAAGAAAGGCTTGGCTGCCAGCCCCAGACTGGATTTGCTGATATCAAGTCTCACACGTTTTTCCGCAGCATAGACTGGGACCTG CTGGAGAAGAAGCAGACGACGCCCCCGTTCCAGCCGCAGATCACGGACGATTACGGCTTGGACAACTTCGACACGCAGTTCACCAGCGAGCCCGTGCAGCTCACCCCAGATGATGA